A single genomic interval of Nostoc commune NIES-4072 harbors:
- a CDS encoding DsbA family protein yields the protein MRTFFDCFTSLFQYLRTWTAIGLLVLVVTWSFPAQAASRIDPQLEQQVLQVIREHPEVIIESVQAYQQQQQQKVKQEQEGFLQNLKTNPQTVIGDSPTTGSTKSKTLLIEFSDFQCPYCAEAHKTLKELLAKYPDKIRLVYKNLPLVSIHAEALPAATAAWAAYQQGKFWEYHDALFTNQKQLGKALYLEIAKKLNLDLGKFKRDLTLANPAITKDIQLAEKLAVSGTPFFVINSPTFSGVVQLADIENILTSAK from the coding sequence ATGCGTACATTCTTTGATTGTTTTACTTCCTTATTTCAGTATCTACGTACTTGGACAGCAATAGGTCTGCTAGTTTTGGTTGTTACCTGGTCATTTCCTGCACAAGCTGCTAGCCGCATTGATCCGCAGTTAGAACAGCAAGTATTACAAGTTATCCGCGAACATCCAGAGGTAATTATCGAATCTGTTCAAGCCTATCAACAGCAACAACAACAGAAAGTCAAGCAAGAACAGGAAGGATTTTTACAGAATTTAAAGACAAATCCTCAAACCGTGATTGGTGACTCTCCCACCACAGGTTCAACTAAATCAAAAACTTTGCTAATAGAATTTTCAGATTTTCAATGTCCCTACTGTGCTGAAGCGCATAAAACATTGAAAGAATTGTTAGCAAAATATCCAGATAAGATAAGATTAGTTTACAAGAATTTACCGTTGGTTTCAATTCATGCTGAAGCATTGCCAGCTGCAACAGCAGCTTGGGCGGCATATCAGCAAGGCAAATTCTGGGAATATCATGATGCGCTATTTACTAATCAAAAGCAACTAGGTAAGGCGTTATATTTAGAGATTGCTAAAAAACTCAATCTAGATTTGGGTAAATTTAAACGCGACCTTACTCTTGCTAATCCCGCAATTACAAAAGATATTCAACTAGCTGAGAAATTGGCTGTTTCTGGCACACCTTTTTTTGTAATTAATAGTCCAACTTTTTCAGGAGTGGTGCAGCTAGCAGATATCGAAAATATATTGACTAGTGCTAAGTAA
- a CDS encoding acyl-CoA thioesterase, which translates to MLLNNNLHRPLEVVLEIPVKTYDIDFMGIVSNIVYIRWLEDLRLKFLDEHCQLNQQIEQGYAPVLAGTEIEYKRPIKIIDQVIGRLWVSNLGRLKWTVQAEILSNNKLAAVATQKGAFVSLQNSRPIPIPEELQKKYFEHQKENFKD; encoded by the coding sequence ATGCTACTAAATAATAATTTGCACAGACCATTAGAAGTAGTATTAGAAATTCCTGTGAAAACATACGACATTGATTTTATGGGAATCGTAAGTAATATTGTCTATATCAGATGGCTAGAGGATTTACGTTTAAAGTTTTTAGATGAACACTGCCAACTGAATCAACAAATTGAGCAAGGATATGCGCCTGTTTTAGCTGGAACTGAAATTGAATATAAACGTCCGATAAAGATTATTGATCAAGTAATTGGACGTTTATGGGTGAGTAATTTAGGACGGTTGAAGTGGACTGTGCAAGCTGAAATTTTATCTAACAATAAGTTAGCAGCAGTAGCTACCCAAAAAGGGGCTTTTGTTAGTTTACAAAATAGTCGTCCTATTCCCATTCCAGAGGAATTACAGAAGAAATATTTCGAGCATCAAAAAGAGAATTTTAAAGACTAA
- a CDS encoding TetR/AcrR family transcriptional regulator has translation MSKGEETKSRILHQAAELFNQQGYAGSSMSDIMRVTGLQKGGIYNHFQSKDDLALQAFDFAIARIHQHTRFALRSKRHAVERLQAIIGIFSSFTENPPIKGGCPLLNTAVESDDAHPALRERAQQAMNSWLHLIRRIVETGIKKGEIRSEVSADEIATIIIATLEGAVMMSKLYGDSIHMHRVINHLNEHLETHLRMYGKNHEIENNATK, from the coding sequence ATGTCCAAAGGCGAAGAGACAAAAAGCAGAATTCTCCACCAAGCAGCCGAACTGTTTAACCAACAGGGATATGCAGGCTCATCAATGTCAGACATCATGCGTGTTACGGGATTGCAGAAAGGAGGAATTTACAATCACTTCCAAAGCAAAGATGATCTAGCGCTACAGGCTTTTGACTTTGCGATCGCTCGCATCCACCAGCATACTAGATTTGCATTACGAAGCAAACGCCACGCTGTAGAACGCCTACAAGCAATCATTGGCATATTTAGTAGCTTCACAGAAAATCCACCTATCAAGGGAGGATGTCCACTGCTGAATACTGCTGTGGAAAGTGATGATGCTCATCCGGCGTTGCGGGAACGCGCTCAACAAGCGATGAATTCTTGGCTGCATCTGATTCGTCGAATTGTTGAAACGGGAATTAAAAAGGGTGAAATTCGCTCTGAAGTGAGTGCTGATGAAATCGCTACTATCATAATTGCAACATTAGAAGGAGCAGTAATGATGAGCAAGCTTTATGGAGATTCAATTCACATGCACAGAGTCATTAATCACCTGAATGAACATTTAGAGACTCACCTGAGAATGTATGGCAAAAATCATGAGATAGAAAATAATGCTACTAAATAA
- a CDS encoding sulfite exporter TauE/SafE family protein, producing the protein MEYLLLPFLSFFVGIIVGLTGIGGASLITPMLIFVFQVPPSIAVSSDVVAATLMKIVGSVKHWEQKTLDTTVVKWLAFGSVPGSLFGVGILHFLKRTGEYSLDNILLRLLGVMILLVTVLALVQLLLLTFFPKFNLPELPKLDLETNSGRCVTITLGAILGCLVGLTSVSSGSMFALVLIGFFRLDARKLVGTDISHAAILLLFTALGHLSLGTVDWSLVVPIWLGSVPGVLVGAKICQVAPQRPLRFIIYTILMMVSWKLVHQV; encoded by the coding sequence ATGGAATATTTATTACTACCGTTCTTAAGCTTTTTTGTCGGTATCATCGTTGGTTTGACGGGAATTGGCGGAGCCTCTCTCATCACCCCCATGTTAATTTTTGTTTTTCAAGTTCCGCCTTCTATCGCTGTGAGTTCTGATGTTGTGGCTGCCACATTGATGAAGATTGTTGGTAGCGTCAAACATTGGGAACAGAAAACCCTTGACACAACAGTTGTTAAATGGCTGGCATTTGGGAGTGTTCCAGGCTCACTGTTCGGCGTAGGGATTTTGCACTTTCTTAAACGTACAGGTGAGTATAGCCTAGATAACATCTTGCTGCGTTTGCTTGGTGTGATGATTTTGCTAGTCACGGTATTAGCACTAGTGCAATTGCTGCTATTAACTTTTTTCCCCAAATTTAATTTACCCGAACTGCCAAAATTAGACTTAGAAACTAACTCTGGTCGGTGTGTAACAATCACCTTGGGAGCAATTTTAGGCTGTTTGGTTGGTTTAACTAGCGTCTCATCAGGTTCAATGTTTGCCCTGGTGCTAATTGGATTTTTCCGGCTTGATGCACGGAAGTTAGTAGGTACAGATATTTCACACGCAGCAATTTTACTGCTGTTTACTGCTCTCGGACACCTCAGCCTGGGAACAGTTGATTGGAGTCTGGTAGTACCTATATGGCTAGGCTCTGTTCCAGGGGTGTTAGTAGGCGCTAAAATCTGCCAAGTAGCTCCGCAACGCCCACTACGGTTTATCATTTATACCATCTTAATGATGGTGAGTTGGAAATTAGTTCATCAGGTTTGA
- a CDS encoding cadmium resistance transporter codes for MTKLGTAFSEGIIAFIATNIDDIIILLIFFSQVDVNFRRRHILLGQYLGFAAITLASLPGFFGGLVVQREWIGLLGLLPIAIGIQQLVSRKEETTTVQTVSSDFTQSTPSNPVLSLILSILHPQTYKVAAVTIANGGDNISIYIPLFAGHDLTSLGVILSIFFIMVGVWCAIAYFLSLQPTIANILSRYGKAVVPFVLIGLGLFIMYERGTFTLLPWLRS; via the coding sequence ATGACTAAGCTAGGGACAGCCTTCAGTGAAGGGATAATTGCCTTCATCGCCACTAACATAGATGACATCATTATCTTGTTAATATTTTTTTCACAGGTAGATGTTAATTTTCGGCGGCGGCATATATTACTCGGTCAATATTTAGGTTTTGCAGCCATTACCCTGGCTAGCTTACCAGGATTTTTTGGTGGCTTAGTCGTACAGCGAGAATGGATAGGATTACTAGGACTTCTACCAATAGCAATTGGAATTCAACAATTAGTATCTAGAAAAGAAGAAACTACAACAGTTCAGACAGTCAGTAGTGATTTTACGCAGTCCACACCTAGTAACCCTGTATTGTCTTTGATTTTGAGTATTTTACACCCCCAAACCTATAAAGTAGCAGCAGTAACGATCGCTAATGGTGGTGACAATATTAGTATATATATCCCTTTATTCGCTGGTCACGATCTTACCAGCTTGGGAGTCATTCTAAGTATATTTTTTATCATGGTAGGGGTTTGGTGTGCGATCGCTTATTTTTTAAGCCTTCAACCTACCATTGCTAATATTTTAAGTCGCTACGGTAAAGCTGTTGTACCTTTTGTGTTAATTGGCTTGGGTCTGTTCATTATGTATGAACGAGGTACATTCACTCTACTACCTTGGCTAAGAAGTTAA